In Tribolium castaneum strain GA2 chromosome 4, icTriCast1.1, whole genome shotgun sequence, one DNA window encodes the following:
- the Acat1 gene encoding acetyl-CoA acetyltransferase, mitochondrial isoform X1, which translates to MSAFKLSQVVTLTNRSYSTKPQLNEVVIISAARTPIGSFLGSLSSVHVSKLGATAIQGAVERAGIPKEEIKEVYMGNVCQGGVGQAPARQATLFAGFPKSTICTTINKVCASGMKSVMLAAQSLQAGHQDVVLAGGMESMSNVPYYLKRGPTPYGGVNLIDGIVFDGLTDVYNKFHMGNCAENTAKKLGITRQQQDDFAISSYKRSAEAYASNQFASELVSVSVPQKKGQPDLVFAADEEYKRVDFNKFSKLATVFQRENGTVTAGNASTLNDGAAALVLTSADAAKRLNAKPLARVVGFEDGACDPIDFPIAPAVAIPRLLSNTGVKKEDVALWEINEAFSVVVLANQQLLDIDPAKVNVHGGAVSLGHPIGMSGARLIVHLVHALKPGQKGVASICNGGGGASSVMIEKLQENLPRNQLPKLILYTKDPCPLCDEVKAKLGPYLSRVQFETVDITKKENVRWLKLYRFEIPVLFLNGEYLCKHSLDEKLLEEKLNLIENR; encoded by the exons ATGTCTGCTTTTAAACTATCCCAG GTCGTAACTCTCACGAACAGATCATACAGCACCAAACCGCAACTAAACGAAGTAGTCATAATTTCGGCGGCTCGCACCCCAATTGGGTCATTCCTCGGTTCCTTATCCTCTGTCCATGTCTCTAAATTGGGGGCAACAGCAATCCAAGGTGCCGTTGAACGCGCCGGTATTCcaaaagaagaaattaaagaagtcTACATGGGGAATGTGTGCCAGGGAGGTGTGGGCCAGGCGCCGGCACGGCAGGCAACCCTCTTTGCGGGGTTCCCCAAGTCGACAATATGCACCACAATTAACAAAGTTTGCGCTTCTGGAATGAAATCCGTTATGCTGGCGGCCCAAAGCCTCCAAGCTGGCCACCAGGATGTGGTTTTAGCCGGCGGAATGGAGTCAATGTCCAACGTGCCATACTACTTGAAAAGGGGGCCCACGCCGTACGGAGGAGTGAATTTAATAGACGGAATAGTCTTTGACGGCCTCACCGACGTTTACAACAAGTTTCACATGGGGAATTGTGCCGAAAATACGGCCAAAAAGCTGGGAATCACGCGTCAACAGCAGGACGATTTCGCAATTTCGAGTTACAAAAGAAGCGCCGAGGCTTACGCAAGCAACCAATTTGCGTCAGAATTAGTCAGTGTGAGCGTGCCCCAAAAAAAAGGGCAACCCGATTTGGTGTTTGCCGCCGATGAGGAGTACAAAAGGGtcgattttaacaaattttccaAACTTGCGACGGTCTTCCAAAGGGAAAATGGCACTGTCACCGCCGGAAACGCCTCGACTCTTAACGATGGGGCTGCTGCTCTTGTTCTCACATCTGCGGACGCTGCCAAAAGACTCAACGCGAAGCCTTTGGCCCGCGTTGTGGGCTTCGAGGACGGCGCGTGTGACCCCATTGACTTTCCGATAGCCCCAGCAGTGGCCATTCCGCGTCTTTTGAGCAACACCGGTGTCAAAAAGGAGGACGTGGCCCTTTGGGAGATTAATGAAGCTTTCAGCGTTGTGGTTTTGGCCAACCAGCAACTCCTAGACATAGACCCGGCCAAAGTGAACGTGCATGGGGGCGCTGTCAGTTTGGGGCACCCGATTGGCATGTCCGGGGCGCGACTTATTGTCCACCTGGTCCACGCGTTGAAACCGGGCCAAAAGGGGGTTGCTTCGATTTGTAACGGTGGTGGAGGCGCTTCTTCGGTTATGATTGAGAAGTT GCAAGAGAATCTGCCGCGTAATCAGCTACCGAAATTAATATTGTACACCAAAGACCCTTGTCCTTTGTGTGACGAAGTCAAGGCCAAACTGGGGCCTTATCTTAGTAGAGTACAGTTTGAAACTGTTGATATTACGAAAAAAGAGAATGTGAGGTGGTTGAAGTTGTATAGGTTTGAAATACCTGTGCTTTTTTTGAACGGGGAGTATTTGTGTAAACACAGTTTGGACGAGAAATTGTTGGAGGAAAAGCTCAACTTGATCGAAAAcagataa
- the Acat1 gene encoding acetyl-CoA acetyltransferase, mitochondrial isoform X2, producing the protein MSAFKLSQVVTLTNRSYSTKPQLNEVVIISAARTPIGSFLGSLSSVHVSKLGATAIQGAVERAGIPKEEIKEVYMGNVCQGGVGQAPARQATLFAGFPKSTICTTINKVCASGMKSVMLAAQSLQAGHQDVVLAGGMESMSNVPYYLKRGPTPYGGVNLIDGIVFDGLTDVYNKFHMGNCAENTAKKLGITRQQQDDFAISSYKRSAEAYASNQFASELVSVSVPQKKGQPDLVFAADEEYKRVDFNKFSKLATVFQRENGTVTAGNASTLNDGAAALVLTSADAAKRLNAKPLARVVGFEDGACDPIDFPIAPAVAIPRLLSNTGVKKEDVALWEINEAFSVVVLANQQLLDIDPAKVNVHGGAVSLGHPIGMSGARLIVHLVHALKPGQKGVASICNGGGGASSVMIEKL; encoded by the exons ATGTCTGCTTTTAAACTATCCCAG GTCGTAACTCTCACGAACAGATCATACAGCACCAAACCGCAACTAAACGAAGTAGTCATAATTTCGGCGGCTCGCACCCCAATTGGGTCATTCCTCGGTTCCTTATCCTCTGTCCATGTCTCTAAATTGGGGGCAACAGCAATCCAAGGTGCCGTTGAACGCGCCGGTATTCcaaaagaagaaattaaagaagtcTACATGGGGAATGTGTGCCAGGGAGGTGTGGGCCAGGCGCCGGCACGGCAGGCAACCCTCTTTGCGGGGTTCCCCAAGTCGACAATATGCACCACAATTAACAAAGTTTGCGCTTCTGGAATGAAATCCGTTATGCTGGCGGCCCAAAGCCTCCAAGCTGGCCACCAGGATGTGGTTTTAGCCGGCGGAATGGAGTCAATGTCCAACGTGCCATACTACTTGAAAAGGGGGCCCACGCCGTACGGAGGAGTGAATTTAATAGACGGAATAGTCTTTGACGGCCTCACCGACGTTTACAACAAGTTTCACATGGGGAATTGTGCCGAAAATACGGCCAAAAAGCTGGGAATCACGCGTCAACAGCAGGACGATTTCGCAATTTCGAGTTACAAAAGAAGCGCCGAGGCTTACGCAAGCAACCAATTTGCGTCAGAATTAGTCAGTGTGAGCGTGCCCCAAAAAAAAGGGCAACCCGATTTGGTGTTTGCCGCCGATGAGGAGTACAAAAGGGtcgattttaacaaattttccaAACTTGCGACGGTCTTCCAAAGGGAAAATGGCACTGTCACCGCCGGAAACGCCTCGACTCTTAACGATGGGGCTGCTGCTCTTGTTCTCACATCTGCGGACGCTGCCAAAAGACTCAACGCGAAGCCTTTGGCCCGCGTTGTGGGCTTCGAGGACGGCGCGTGTGACCCCATTGACTTTCCGATAGCCCCAGCAGTGGCCATTCCGCGTCTTTTGAGCAACACCGGTGTCAAAAAGGAGGACGTGGCCCTTTGGGAGATTAATGAAGCTTTCAGCGTTGTGGTTTTGGCCAACCAGCAACTCCTAGACATAGACCCGGCCAAAGTGAACGTGCATGGGGGCGCTGTCAGTTTGGGGCACCCGATTGGCATGTCCGGGGCGCGACTTATTGTCCACCTGGTCCACGCGTTGAAACCGGGCCAAAAGGGGGTTGCTTCGATTTGTAACGGTGGTGGAGGCGCTTCTTCGGTTATGATTGAGAAGTTGTAA